The nucleotide sequence GCATCTGCCGCTCGTCGAGCATCTGGCGCGCCGCTTCCGCAACCGCGGCGAGCCGCTGGACGACCTCACCCAGGTCGCCACGATCGGGCTGATCAAGTCCGTGGACCGGTTCGACCCCGAGCGGGGCGTGGAGTTCTCCACGTACGCCACTCCCACGGTCGTCGGTGAGATCAAGCGGCACTTCCGCGACAAGGGCTGGGCGGTCCGGGTGCCGCGCCGGCTCCAGGAGCTGAGGCTCGCGCTGACCACGGCTACGGCCGAGCTGTCCCAGTTGCACGGCCGCTCCCCCACGGTGCACGAGCTGGCCGAGAAGCTGGCCATCTCCGAGGAGGAGGTGCTGGAGGGGCTGGAGTCGGCGAACGCGTACTCCACGCTGTCGCTGGACGTCCCCGACACCGACGACGAGTCCCCGGCGGTCGCCGACACCCTCGGCGCCGAGGACGAGGCGCTGGAGGGGGTCGAGTACCGGGAGTCGCTCAAGCCGCTGCTGGAGGACCTCCCGCCGCGCGAGAAGCGCATCCTGCTGCTGCGGTTCTTCGGGAACATGACCCAGTCGCAGATCGCGCAGGAGGTCGGCATCTCGCAGATGCACGTCTCCCGGCTGCTGGCCCGCACGCTGGCCCAGTTGCGGGAGAAGCTCCTGGTGGAGGAGTAGGACCCGCGTTATTCGGCGCGACCCGGCCCGGTGATCCCGAGGGCGCGGGTCGTGGCCGGGTTGACGAGCAGCACCAGCGCGGCCACGGAGACCGCCGCGAGCCCGATGCCCGCCGGGATGGCGATGCTGTCGGCCTGGAGCAGGTTGTAGGCGACCGGCAGGGCGAGGATCTGGGTGATGACGGCGGGGCCCCGGCTCCAGCGGCGCATCAGCCACAGCCCGCGCGCGGCGAGCAGCGGCAGCAGCGCGAGCACCAGCAGGGTGATCCCGCCGGTGACGGCCTGCCGACGGTCGTCGGGGGCTCCGGTGAGACCGAGCGCGAGGATCCACACGCCCGCCACGACGAGGGCGCTCCCCTCCAGCGCGGCCAGCGCGGCGGCGTACGTCAGGCGACGCGGGCGCTCCGCGGCGGGCGGGGCGGTGTCGGTGGTCTCCGCGGGGGTCTGCTCACTGCTCACCCCAGAAGGGTAGCCCCGCGCCCGAGGGGGCCCGGAAGGTGCGTGGCGAGGCTCACGCCCCTCGGCCCCACCGGATCCCCGACTCGCCCTGGGTTCGATACCCCCCAGTAGGTACGCTGCCATGCATGCGTGCACTTCTCGTGGTCAATCCGGCGGCAACCACCACAAGCGCCCGCAGACGCGACGTTCTGATCCACGCGCTCGCCAGCGAGATGAAGCTGGAGGTCGTCAACACCGAGTACCGCGGTCACGCGCGTGATCTGGGGCGGTCGGCTGCGGAGAGTGACGACGTCGACATGGTGGTGGCCCTCGGCGGCGACGGCACCGTGAACGAGGTGGTCAACGGCCTGCTGCACGCCGGCCCCGACCCCGAGCGGCTGCCCGGCCTCGCGGTGGTCCCCGGCGGTTCGACCAATGTCTTCGCCCGCGCCCTGGGTCTGCCCAACGATCCCGTCGAGGCCACCGGCGCCCTGCTGGACGCGCTGCGCGAGAAGCGGGAACGGGTGGTGGGCCTCGGTCTGACCTCGGGTACGCCGGGCACGGCGGACGAGGCGGTGCCGGAACGCTGGTTCACTTTCAATGCCGGACTGGGCTTCGATGCCGGTGTCGTGGGCAGGGTCGAAAGAGAACGGGAGCGCGGCAAGAAGTCGACGCACGCGCTCTATGTCCGCCAAGTAGCAAGGCAGTTCATCGGTGAACCCAATCGCACGCACGGCACGATCAGCCTGGAAAGGCCGGAAGCGGAGACGGTGACCGACCTCGCCGTCGCCATAGTCTCGAACACGTCGCCCTGGACGTATCTCGGCAATCGCCCGATGTACACGTCGCCTAAGGCGTCGTTCGATAAAGGCATCGACGTGCTCGGTCTGAAGCGGCTGTCGACGGCCGCGGTTGCCCGGTATGCGACCCAGTTGCTCACTTCGTCCCCCGAGCGCGGACCCCATGGCAGACACGCGGTCTCGCTGCACGACCTGGACCGCTTCACCTTGCATTCGAAGGTCCCTCTGCCCCTTCAGATGGACGGTGACCACCTGGGGCTGCGGACGAGCGTGACGTTCACAGGCGTTCGCCGGGCACTGCGTGTGATTGTGTGAGCGGAACGGGCTAAAGTCCTTTCACTCGAACGTTTAGGCCACTGTCCACCCCATGGAAGTACGGCTGTGACCTAGTCGACACCGAGGAATCAAAAAAAATCTTCCTGAAGGGGTTGTATCCGTCGCCGAGGTTTGCGAGTCTCTACATGGCGATCGGGACGGCCCGCAAGACCGGCTTCCATTGATCGCCAGAACCCCTCTTCAAACACAGGTCCACGCCGGGGAGACCCGGTGATCGGCCCTTCACTTGTTGAGGGACTCGTGAAAGCGTTCACATTCACAAGCAATCTGCATGTAATACCAAGGAGAGGTAGCAGCCATGGACTGGCGTCACAACGCCGTTTGTCGCGAGGAAGACCCCGAGCTGTTCTTCCCCATCGGCAACACCGGTCCCGCGCTGCTGCAGATCGAGGAAGCCAAGGCCGTCTGCCGTCGCTGCCCCGTCATGGAGCAGTGCCTGCAGTGGGCGCTCGAGTCCGGCCAGGACTCCGGCGTCTGGGGTGGTCTGAGCGAGGACGAGCGTCGCGCGATGAAGCGCCGCGCCGCCCGCAACCGTGCTCGCCAGGCTTCTGCCTGACGAGTCACCCCTGCTGACAGCCTGAGCTTGGCGGCGCGTGGGCCCGACGGGTAACTCCCGTACCGGGCACCGCGCTTCTCCCGCCCCCGAGCCGCAGCGCGCAGTACCCCCGATGCTTTCCCCAGGTCCCGGCTCCGCCGGACCAGGGGGGCTCCGCCCCGGCGGAGCAGCTCAGCAACGAGCACCAGCCTCGGACCGTCACCGGTCCGGGGCTTTTCGCTTGCCCGCGCCGCCCGACGCCGGCCGCCCCGGCGTCACCGCCCCGGCCCGGCCGGCGTCACTTCTGCGGGCGCACCGGGATGTCCAGGACGACCCGGGTACCGCGCTCCGGTGCCGGGACCATGTCGAAGGTGCCGCCCAGTTCGCCCTCGACCAGGGTCCGGACGATCTGGAGGCCGAGGTTGCCCGCGGTGTGCGGGTCGAAGCCCTCGGGCAGACCGACCCCGTCGTCCTGGACGGTGACCAGCAGGCGGGCCTCCTTGGTGGTGCCGCCCCGGACCGCCGACACCTCGACCGTGCCGGTGTCGCCCTCGCGGAAGCCGTGCTCCAGGGCGTTCTGCAGCACTTCGGTCAGCACCATCGACAGCGGGGTGGCGACCTCGGCGTCCAGCCAGCCGAAGCGTCCGCTGCGCCGGCCGGTCACCTTGCCCGGCGAGATCTCCGCGACCATCGCCAGCACCCGGTCGGCGATGTCGTCGAACTCCACCCGCTCGTCCAGGTTCTGGGACAGCGTCTCGTGCACGATGGCGATCGAGCCGACCCGGCGCACGGCCTCCTCCAGCGCCTCCCGGCCGCGCTCGGAGTCGATGCGGCGGGCCTGGAGCCTGAGCAGGGCGGCCACGGTCTGGAGGTTGTTCTTCACCCGGTGGTGGATCTCCCGGATGGTGGCGTCCTTGGTGATCAACTCGCGTTCGCGGCGGCGGAGTTCGGTGACGTCCCGGCAGAGCACCAGTGAACCGATGCGGGTGCCCTTGGGCTTGAGCGGGATGGACCGGAACTGGATCACCCCGTCGTTCGCCTCGATCTCGAACTCGCGGGGCGCGTAGCCGCTGGCGGCCTTGGCGAGCGCCTCGTCCACCGGGCCGCGCGTCGGGGCGAGTTCGGCGGTGGTGCGGCCGAGGTGGTGGCCGACCAGGTCGGCGGCGAGACCGAGGCGGTGGTAGGCGGAGAGCGCGTTCGGGGAGGCGTACTGGACGATGCCGTCCGCGTCCACCCGGATCAGGCCGTCGCCCGCGCGCGGGGAGGCGTCCATGTCGACCTGCTGGTCGGGGAAGGGGAAGGAACCGGCCGCGATCATCTGTGCGAGGTCCGAGGCGCTCTGGAGATAGGTGAGTTCCAGGCGGCTCGGGGTGCGCACGGTCAGCAGGTTGGTGTTGCGGGCGATCACCCCGAGGACGCGGCCCTCACGGCGTACGGGGATGGACTCGACCCGTACGGGGACCTCTTCGCGCCATTCCGGGTCGCCCTCGCGCACGATGCGGCCCTCGTCCAGCGCCGCGTCCAGCATGGGGCGGCGGCCGCGCGGGACCAGGTGGCCGACCATGTCGTCCTGGTAGGAGGTCGGGCCGGTGTTCGGGCGCATCTGGGCGACCGAGACGTACCGGGTGCCGTCGCTGGTGGGGACCCACAGGACGAGATCGGCGAAGGAGAGGTCGGAGAGCAGTTGCCACTCCGAGACCAGCAGATGGAGCCACTCGAGGTCGGTGTCCCCGAGGGCGGTGTGCTGGCGGACGAGTTCGTTCATGGAGGGCACGCTGCGAGCGTACCGGGGGCGCGTCACCGGCTGGAAAGACACCCGCGG is from Streptomyces seoulensis and encodes:
- a CDS encoding sensor histidine kinase, producing MNELVRQHTALGDTDLEWLHLLVSEWQLLSDLSFADLVLWVPTSDGTRYVSVAQMRPNTGPTSYQDDMVGHLVPRGRRPMLDAALDEGRIVREGDPEWREEVPVRVESIPVRREGRVLGVIARNTNLLTVRTPSRLELTYLQSASDLAQMIAAGSFPFPDQQVDMDASPRAGDGLIRVDADGIVQYASPNALSAYHRLGLAADLVGHHLGRTTAELAPTRGPVDEALAKAASGYAPREFEIEANDGVIQFRSIPLKPKGTRIGSLVLCRDVTELRRRERELITKDATIREIHHRVKNNLQTVAALLRLQARRIDSERGREALEEAVRRVGSIAIVHETLSQNLDERVEFDDIADRVLAMVAEISPGKVTGRRSGRFGWLDAEVATPLSMVLTEVLQNALEHGFREGDTGTVEVSAVRGGTTKEARLLVTVQDDGVGLPEGFDPHTAGNLGLQIVRTLVEGELGGTFDMVPAPERGTRVVLDIPVRPQK
- a CDS encoding WhiB family transcriptional regulator, producing the protein MDWRHNAVCREEDPELFFPIGNTGPALLQIEEAKAVCRRCPVMEQCLQWALESGQDSGVWGGLSEDERRAMKRRAARNRARQASA
- a CDS encoding diacylglycerol/lipid kinase family protein, translating into MRALLVVNPAATTTSARRRDVLIHALASEMKLEVVNTEYRGHARDLGRSAAESDDVDMVVALGGDGTVNEVVNGLLHAGPDPERLPGLAVVPGGSTNVFARALGLPNDPVEATGALLDALREKRERVVGLGLTSGTPGTADEAVPERWFTFNAGLGFDAGVVGRVERERERGKKSTHALYVRQVARQFIGEPNRTHGTISLERPEAETVTDLAVAIVSNTSPWTYLGNRPMYTSPKASFDKGIDVLGLKRLSTAAVARYATQLLTSSPERGPHGRHAVSLHDLDRFTLHSKVPLPLQMDGDHLGLRTSVTFTGVRRALRVIV
- a CDS encoding RNA polymerase sigma factor SigF; the encoded protein is MRDEERGARELPTGEAESLRAGPQDGTRHMADGVDGIPEQARPHPEDDSAQVGGEGAARSAPPGERGGDRPADRAGARARGRATGGTMSEHERYAEGAAPGTEAVRAAQRDPHDRSGARALFVELRGLKDGSPEYAELRNRLVRMHLPLVEHLARRFRNRGEPLDDLTQVATIGLIKSVDRFDPERGVEFSTYATPTVVGEIKRHFRDKGWAVRVPRRLQELRLALTTATAELSQLHGRSPTVHELAEKLAISEEEVLEGLESANAYSTLSLDVPDTDDESPAVADTLGAEDEALEGVEYRESLKPLLEDLPPREKRILLLRFFGNMTQSQIAQEVGISQMHVSRLLARTLAQLREKLLVEE